ATGAGATTTATCAGAAAGAGGTGATGAAAGAATATATTAAGAGaataagtataaattaaaattgagagatgattaattatataaagagatgattttatgaaattgaaaacgatgttacatttttttttaaaatttaatatatttaaataattaattgtaaataatttcaaacaaaatttccCGCATACCAATTGCAAAAATTAAAGtatagtaaaaaagaaaaagaaaagtgagagtGAATATAAAATCGAAGGAAATTTTTGTAACACACTTCACCTttgttataaaaagtaaatcaatttgagattaaattatatttcagtGTATATAATCTCATTCAAATCTATGTTCTGCTGAAGGAATCATATGCTGAGATTCTTCATAATCCagctttaaataaaaaatgttcatGGTTAAAATTGCACGTTAGTTGATTAATTCTTTGAAACGTAAAATTAGTCAAATTTATTGTACatgtaaaagtaaaattgtaACTTGAAACAGTTCAAATATCTATGTATATATGAACAGCAGATAGTGGAGACAATTTCTCCCAACATTCTCCTCTTTTTTCTCCTTTCGTGTTTCGATCCAATTAGCACAAACAGATCAAGATGATTCGCATCTTCAATCGTCCTAAAGGAAATATaaccttaaaaatattaaatttttatctcaCAGATTCATTTCATGCAAGATTATATAGTAAAAGAACATGGTTATATAAAAGTATGGgtaaactttatatatttatgaatactaataaaaaacttatttgaaTGTTAccttaaactttttaattagttttcatttaaaaaaaaaaatcaaactcttTAGTAGAGTGGAGTTACATCAAGATATTGCAGTATATTATATTCCAAAAGgcaaaagaaaaggagagtaCCACCTTCCCAAACCCTATAATGGGCCCACCTTAAAGCACAGCCACCCACAAGATAGATAATGTCCGAACTTTTTGACACCACATCTTTCTGACACGTGTCACACATAGATTCTCCCACTCTCTCAAAGCCACCAAAAACAGCAAAACCCCGTTCACTGCTTacacacaaacacaacacaacTTCGTAAGTTCTTagtttcttccttttctttttctagttCTCACCGAAACGGTATACTAAACTCACTCTGACAAAACTACTAACTCCCTAAATGTTGGAGGGAGAAGCTGCTGGCACGTGGGCACGCGCGTGCGACACGTGCCGCTCCGCAGCCTCCACCGTCTTCTGCCGCGCCCACAACGCCTACCTCTGCGCCTCCTGCGATGGCCGCGTGCACCACGCGTCCTCCTCCTCTTGGCACGAGCGTGTGTGGGTCTGCGAGGCCTGCGAACGGGCCCCCGCGGCGTTCCTCTGCAAGGCCGACGCCGCCTCCCTCTGCTCCTCATGCGACGCCGACATCCACTCCGCGAACCCTCTCGCAAGCCGCCACCACCGCGTCCCCATCCTCCCCATCGCTGCCGGCCACCACTCTCACGTCGAAATCGACGTCGCCGACGACGACGATGGTGCTGACGTGGATGACGAAGACGAAACCGCTTCCTGGCTCTTGCTCAACCCTGTCAAAACTGGCACTGTCCCTAATAGCAACAATAATGGGTTCTTGTACAGTGGTGAGGTTGACGAGTATTTGGACCTTGTTGATAACTGTAACTCTTGTGGTGACAACAACCACTTCGCTGCAACTACCACTACTGCCACTACTGCTGATCATTACACTCAGCACCATCATTTTGACGGTGTTTCTCAGAAGAGTTATGCCGGGGACAGCGTGGTTCCGGTTCAGCAGCACCACCATTTTCAGCTTGGCTTGGAGTTCGAGAATTCTAAAGCTGCCTTCAGTTACAATGGTTCTATTACTCAAAGTGTAAGCCTTTCTAATtcccttcttctcttttctcttttggggttttgttttgtttgttcttttgttaCAAACACGTACAAAATATGAGCACTTTTTTCAGAATTTGAACTGTACTTGCCCTTCTACTACACCTAACTCTCGTGGGTGGTTTACTTTTGTATTGTTCTTTCATGTAAACCTCAAATTCATCTAAACCAAGCTATTGGGAGGGGGAAAGTTGTGCTTTTTATTTGACTTCGGTTGTGGTATATATTATACCACACGGTCCTTTTTGAGATGGAGTTTTCTTCCTTTATCCCTTCACGTGACATGTTTTTTTGTCAGAGTTTTGGGTTCACAAGTGGTTTCCTTTCCTGGCATGTCCAATGCCAGCTTTAACTCTCTGGAAGAAGTTCCTGTTTACCCTGTTTTTGGCCTGGGGTATCTCATAATCTGTCTTGTTGGACTGTTTGCCATTAATTAGACTTGTTCCCAGCTCGTTTTTCATGTTTGGTTTAATTTGTACAGAAATGGTGTCTCGATTCGTTCTGCAACTTTTTTGGCTCTCTTTATCCTTTTGCCTTTACACTTTTTCTTTATTGCAACGAATCTAAGGGAAAATTAAGTATCATACTTTCTTTCTATGATAAGATTGTTTTCCTCATTAAACAATTGAAAACTTTCTGCCTTTTTATTCTACTAAATGTTAATGTGAGAATTGATCAATTTTCTATGTCATATATGCATGCAGTTGCCGTTCTCTCACTTTAATCTATTCTGTAGTACACTCCGTTATGTCCTTTGCCAAGGAGCAAACAAGTTCTGTCACGGACTTGTTCTAAAGCGCTAAAAGTCATCCCTCTAGATTCTCGTACTTTTGTAATCTCAACCAGTTTTTACATGAACATAGGAATATTAATCATATTCATCAATTTTCTAACCTACATAATTGGATTCCTCTAAAGGTGTTGTTTTTATCTTGAACTTGTTATCTGGTGAACATTGTTTAACTGGTGTTTGCTtcctttttcattgaattcagaTTTCAGTTTCATCAATGGATATTGGTGTTGTACCTGAATCACCGATGAGGGATGTCTCAATTTCCCATACAAGACCCCCCAAAGGGACGATTGACCTATTTTCTGGACCTCCCATTCAGATGCCTTCCCACTTTTCTCCAATGGACAGGGAGGCCAGAGTCCTAAGGtacagagagaaaaagaagacaagaaaatttgagaaaacTATCAGGTATGCCTCAAGGAAGGCCTATGCAGAGACCAGACCCCGAATAAAGGGTCGTTTTGCCAAGAGAACAGATGTGGAAGCTGAAGTGGATCAGATGTTCTCCACAACACTAATTACAGAAGTTGGATATGGAATTGTTCCCTCTTTCTGAATATGCTGTGTTGAACAAAAATGACCACAAGACAGAGAAGAAGCCAGAGGATCTTGATCAATAGAAATGGCAACCACTTATGTACTAAGTTGTTTTGttgataatgtattttttatgtaatctAATTACTCCAAGTTGCACTAATCGGatgcttttattattttgtttactgTATTTTGAATGAAACTTGTATTTGTAAATACAGTCCTTGTATTAAATTATAGTCAACATAtctttcataaattttcattttctctattTCTATCATGGTGTATGATTTGCTCGAAAGATGACCAACCAATAGCTTCTGTTTGTGCTATTTGTCATTTCATTTAGTTGCAATCACTTCAATCAAATATCATTCGGGTGCATTGAACTTACTGTGGCTTGAGTTCTGGCTTATATACTCATGATCTTGATCTGGCTACAGTGGAAAAGAGGATAGAAAGTTGTCGAGTTTAAAATAATGCACATAattcctttttcatttcttttcccTTGGAAGAAGGACAAAAGCCACAACTTGTTCATCATTACTCTGCATAAAATGCTCTTATATCATCAAGAAATCATGAGAGCTTTTGATATATTTGGCTAAAAGTGAGAGAATTCTATTTTGGAGGAAAAAATGCATTTAAAATCATTGATTAGAAACTTAATGGTTAAGGTTGTAACAACTTCAGATTTTTTATACATGGATTAATATTGTATACATAATCTCTGTTGTTAGGTTTTCTAGTTTACTTTTGGAAGTGAATTTTATGCTTTAACATGTATGTTCTTTAATTTTGAGAAGTCAAAAAATGCTTTTGTAGCAGTATGGCATATTCTAACAGaagaaaagatatttttataatgtctCCTGACCATATATGCCAAAGTACttttatatagaaaatgaaTTCTATCTCAACTttagaaaattagtttttaaattaagatttacacttatttatttatatgttgcAGTCGATTTTATAAAAAGGTTGTGATTTTTCCCTTTCAAGTAGTATATTTTATACAGTAAATTGAAAGTGCTGTAACAAAGTTCCATTGCACTTTTTTTCCCTCATCATGAGAATGAATGTTTGACAAAGAGTAGAAGTAAACGAATCTATGCCAGAGTCATCCATGACCAAGAGTTTGCTAAACATCCAATGGTCAGAAACATGAATCAAACAGATGCTTTTTGGTTTAAGTTTCCGGCTGTCATGGTCCATAAATATTTGGATAATCAGTATATGCGATTCTATTTGCTGCACATAACTAGTGATAGCAGACAATATTTATTCCTTCCCACATATCATGACTTAAAATCTTGATACTAGATCAAAATAGTTACAGATTCGAATATAAAAATActgtttttgaattattttttttgcaaaaaattttcaatattcaaaCTAGAAATGATGCACTATGAAAAGTTCTATCTAGTAATTGACTCAAGGTGAATACTAATAGTGTAGTTAGAGGTTATAATGATTTAACTTTATAAGTTGATATATTTAGAAGTTGGGATAATATTGCTAGTAgttttttagctttttttttaGGAATGAAAACTATTACTTATGATGAGTTTATGGAGTCATTTATACTTTGGAACATGCTTGGAAGGGGGGTTTTAGAGGTTTCAGTTGGAGAGTAACTTTTCTTTAGTTAATCGTAGTTTTTTGGTTCAATGAGTGAATTTTTGGAATCCCAGAGAAAGATAGTGTCAATACTTGTATTTTTGTAAACATATACCGTTAAaagtttttcatgtttttttatgagAGAAATCGATAAATCAACTAATTTAGATTtgattcataaataataaaacaagttTAATGTTTTATCTTGTATTTATGtagatttttttcataatatgtATAACTTATCAATATTTCATGTAATTTTTATCATGAATTTGGTATAGTCTTTCCctgttttgtattattttatttttttatttaataaattttcatgtaataacaaataattaatttagatgTTAATATATACCAGATGTTAAATTTCATAATGACGCTTAACATGATCAagtttgaaatatctttttttctCCATCATGTCAAAAGTTGTTCACAAATCAGCACCAAAATTACAATTgaacttttttctttctatgaAAAAGTAGAATGTTACTGTCATTAGCATTGGTTATTAATCGAAATCATGCACAAATTACTGTCACACTTCTACTCTATACATCTTTTCTTAAGCAGTATTTATAGTAGTATCTTCATGTTTTATTTATGCcactatttatttttctaccCTCTATAAGGTATAAAAGAATCCTATTAAAGAGACAAGCAGCTTGTGCTATAATTAGTTTCTTAGTAAGTTGTCATAACAAGTTTCTTAGTTCAATCAGTTTACTGAAATAGTGGTCCTCGAACAAAAGTGGCtgcacttttttattttatgaaaggCATGAGACAAAAGTAGAACAGAGAAAAATTCGTGGAGGCTGCTGTTACATATTTACAAGGGCTCATACCCTTTTGTTTGATCTGCATGTCATACAAACTGCAAAACTCAGACAGGTACATGTACTCCAAATTGATACTAAAATCGGGAAAGAACACATGTTCCTTTTCTCTATATCTTTTCCTTTTGAGTAAAATAGAACTTTTGATAAGATATTGTCTGCTTAACTAGGTTTTcagatatttaattttgatattactcCAAAAAGTTTGTAGTAAAAAAGGTATCTTATATATGTATAAACCTATGTATATATCTTGTTGTATCTAAcgagactttgtttgtatctaAGAGTTCGTTACCTTCCATCATCGGAATGCATTTGATGTTAAAAGTTATTATGTATGGTCTGTGCAACTCAGAATAGTGTTTACATATAATCATAGGATGTTGCATTAGAGGGAAAAGGGTTCTTTATTCGAAAGAGTTACTTCAATCTTGAAAAGCAAACATGTGCGTGGCCCCAAATTAAGCACAGTGAACTATGGCCAAATATGTTGCTTTTGCTTTAAGATCCACAAACTCTAAGAGAACCAATTCCAGCTTGCTAATTTTTCCAGCAGGAAAAGTAACATAGAAACAATGACAAAAGTGTTCCAATTATTGATGAAATCTAGTAAGTTTCCACCATGATTACGGAGGAAAGACAGGAACATAGAAAAACAAGCCCATAAAGGatgtgattttattatttttattattattatttaaaaagaactGAGTGAAGATCTCACCTTTTCAAACTGATTTTGTTTCATGTTTTCAAAAACTATTAATGAGTATTgtgatttattaaatttttataacacTTTCCTTTGTGATTTAGGTTTTAGTGGATTTGTATATAAAGTGCACATTTTGAAAGTGGTGAATGAATTTTAAAGGACTTTAtaacttttagaaaatatttaaaattataaaagttgataaaaaatataaaaaataaagtaaaattaatataatgttCAATCTTTTACTAATCaacttaatcaattatttcCCCTTATATTATCCTTTCAGGTATTagcattttatcattttttcttatatttaagtGATATGCGGTATCtagtaataattataatcaagTATATTGTTTGGCTTGGTTAATTCAGTAAGATGCATGAGTTAGTGTAATTAAATGTGTTCAATTCCTATAATCCAATGCACCCTTGTTTTGTACTTTCATCTTAATTGTTCTCATAAATTAATGCAAATTATAAAACTTAAAGGCTTCAATAatctacattttttaattatgttatttaaaattatgtactGAAccttattttcacttttttaattccaattatcaaaattatttttttttaaaaatgtctttttataaagtacatcttgaaataacaaatggataaaaatattttaaaaatacttttttaaattactcTCTTTATATTCGAATTTcctttatgttttaaaaatgtatttcacGGAATGTACCAAAAAGTGTATTTCGAATTTTAAAGCGTGAGTTATAAAAGATTATTCAAAAATGCTTTTCTACTTTGTAGATTTCGAGATGTATTTCTCAAAATAAGTTTTCGAAATCTACGTGTGTTGTAAAATACTTTGTAGaatgtaataaataaagaaaaatatttatgaaagtATTTTTTAAGATGACATTTTcaaccaaagttttgaagaaaaaaaaataacatagaaAGAGTGgaaaatatcttaatttaatcggaagaaaaaaaaattaatctcaaTTTATATTATCGAGGAAGAACATTGTTTCGAGGTTGGAAATGAAATCATATAAGTTCAAGTGTAATGTGTAAAAGAGTGCAAAGCAGATAACAATGTTTTTAAATGGACAAAGAAGGGTAAAtatgcaattttaaaaaaatgtaacaaaacGAAGACTGTAAAGAGTAGGATCTAACATGAATCAACATTCCTGATGAAGCCCAAAAAATAGAAACGCAACGGCCCAGTTTTTGTAAATATCGAGGCTTTCTTTTTATACTTCCAAATTTCTTCCTAAACCTTCAAATTTATCTAAAACTCCGAAATATCCTTTGACCTTTCACTAGGATAAAAAATCTAAAGTCTaatttcttccttttatttttaatgcaaCCCTAACTTTTTTTCACTCTCTCCATACACTGTATGTCACCCACCCCAATCTCCTGTTTCCCTTTGCTTTTCATGGCAAGCTAACTCCAAGTACttccatttttatttactttttttctattgtttataTGAGGATAATATTCTCCTGAGAAATTTATGCTATATTTAAATTAGATGTCGAAAACCGTAGCtgatttgagaatgaaaattacgTTTGGACTTTAGGTAGCAGATTTTGAAATCGTGTTAGACAAATAACTAGACTTCTAAATCTGGTTATAAGTAAAGTTccagtttttaaaatttggtgtATGTAAGgtaccaaattttgaaatctcaAGGTAATGAATTTCCAAATTCTGTTGAAAAAgtattagattttgaaattagaTTAAGTACTTTATTGACAACAATAAAAACCAAACTTAAAAGCAATTTTCGAATCCATCAAATTAATTCAtcacatatgaaaaaaaatatcatcgTTGTCaagttatttatataatttttctacccattttatttgtaaaagaaCATAAATCTAACATAAGGTAAaattcataaaactaaaaaaaaaaatctttcaccTTAATTATGACGACTCTAACTACCAATAATACAACATTAAGATAGAATATCTCACTGAACATAACTAAAATTGAGATTAacaaattcataaaacaaaacaaacaaaataaatttaaaagtataaaataaaaaaagcaactaaaacaaacaatgtaaattttaaaaaataaaactaaaaaaataccatattttcaaatttaaaaaaatacttaatagaattttgaaatttaactgCGTCCTAAACATAAGTTTGAAATCCAATATAATTTAACcatatttcaaaattcgataaatttctgatttccagagttctttattaaatttcaaaatatgatgTATTTCTATATCTAATGAATTCGCGTTAAGTATCCCGCCTGAGGAGTACGTTCGCAAGAATGAAACTCAAAGGAATTGACGGGGGCCCGCACAAGCGGTGGAGCATGTGGTTTAATTCGATGCAAAGCGAAGAACCTTACCAGGGCTTGACATGCCGCGAATCCTCTTGAAAGAGAGGGGTGCCTTCGGGAACGCGGACACAGGTGGTGCATGGCTGTCGTCAGCTCGTGCCGTAAGGTGTTGGGTTAAGTCCCGCAACGAGCGCAACCCTCGTGTTTAGTTGCCAAGATTGAGTTTGGAACCCTGAGCAGACTGCCGGTGATAAGCCGGAGGAAGGTGAGGATGACGTCAAGTCATCATGCCCCTTATGCCCTGGGCGACACACGTGCTACAATGGACGGGACAAAGGATCGCGATCCCGCGAGGGTGAGCTAACTCCAAAAAGCGTTCCTCATCATTAATATGTTTGCTAGTGGTAATTGCTTCTCAGGAAAATTGATGAATGCATCAAAGATGCACTTGCTACTGCTAGTACCAGTATATCTAAGAATTCTTAATTGGTTGGTTTAAATAGCCCCGGACTGTCGAACAAATGAGTATCCGGAACCTACACCGGGGTATTGACGGCGATTCTCAAATATCGCAGAACAGAATGGGATACGATGAGATAGAATACAATAGAAACAAAGACAAGGGAAACGAGTTATCTACTCTTCTTAACGGTCAAAGCAAACCCTTTCATTCCGAATTACAGATTTCGTGCAAtgataatttcttaattaaagtctaaattataataattactgTGATTACTtgattttgtcttaaaaaatataaaaataatttttaaaaataaatgtaataaccCAAAATGTAACCATTAACCATATCTTAATCATTACATAATTAATAAGATAGAACAGTTATATATAGACtataatatatagtataaacttacagttatccaaaaccattataaatttttaactttatatagAAACtggataaacaaaaataattacattatcgATCTAAAGAAAACTAAACTACGGGATCCCTCAGAGAGACCTCATCTCCCTCTACTCACACCCACAAGATGATCATCACAAAAAAAGAACACTacacatacaaaacacaagcaCAAGCAACaaggtaagctagtttaaagtAAAAGAACAATCATTATACTCATCAACTACATTACATACAATCATACATAGTCATTCACCAACATAGGATACTTTATGCATGACACTACAATGATTTGACCGTCcgaacttagaatgattgtcgagctatggcagGTTGTGCACTTGCGGTGGcttctactactttgcaaagtcattaccaatgggtttcaccataccacactcacaaggttagtctgttccacGCCTTGAACCATGTTGGAAGCCCCCAatactaagacctcctgctactcctcacgacttTGAGAATGACAGACTATTGGAGTTCAAGGATAACCctcaagactgagctcctgcattAATTAGAAACATACTTGAACCTCACCAAGAGGATTCACTTTGGAACTTACTTCACCACTTTGAAACCATactttcactttgaatcacaactcATAACTTTGATACACATAAAAACTCATACATAATCATACATCATTCTAAATAAATCAAAGCATAATCTTGATCAATCAAGAACAAAGAAGGAAAGAGTAAAACTAACCTAGATCAATCGCTCAGCGACCACACTCGTTGGGCGACCACATAATCCTTTCGCTCAGTGACCCAACTTGTTGTGCGAATACACAAACAGTGTTCCCCAGACCTCAACCTCTCGCTTAGCGACCCAGCTCCCTAAGAGAGACTTGAGACAGTGGTCCAGACCCCCAACTTACTCGCTCAGCAACCTAACTCGCTAGGCGAATCCTGAAACTATGGCCCAAACCCTTCAACCACTCGCCCATCGACCCGACTCACTAGGAGAATGCATATACAGTGTGTTAGACCTTACAGCCACTTGTTGAGTGACTCTACTCGCCTAGggagtctgca
This sequence is a window from Vigna angularis cultivar LongXiaoDou No.4 chromosome 2, ASM1680809v1, whole genome shotgun sequence. Protein-coding genes within it:
- the LOC108323717 gene encoding zinc finger protein CONSTANS-LIKE 2-like translates to MLEGEAAGTWARACDTCRSAASTVFCRAHNAYLCASCDGRVHHASSSSWHERVWVCEACERAPAAFLCKADAASLCSSCDADIHSANPLASRHHRVPILPIAAGHHSHVEIDVADDDDGADVDDEDETASWLLLNPVKTGTVPNSNNNGFLYSGEVDEYLDLVDNCNSCGDNNHFAATTTTATTADHYTQHHHFDGVSQKSYAGDSVVPVQQHHHFQLGLEFENSKAAFSYNGSITQSISVSSMDIGVVPESPMRDVSISHTRPPKGTIDLFSGPPIQMPSHFSPMDREARVLRYREKKKTRKFEKTIRYASRKAYAETRPRIKGRFAKRTDVEAEVDQMFSTTLITEVGYGIVPSF